The genomic DNA TCTGCATGAAGCTCAACGGCTGGCGCCGTGTTCGCAGCGGCGAGCGTCATCGGCCGCAGCGCATCCGATGGCCGATGGTGTAAGAGTGGAGCGCCGTCTTTGCTTGGTCGCCGTTCTCGCGGCGGGTCTTCCAGTAGCGGGCTGCTCGCTCTGGCAGCATCGTCCGCCTACTCCGGCGCCGGCTGGAGGAGCGGTCCAAGTCGGGACGGCGTCGTGGTATGGCGCTGAGCTACAAGGAAGCCGGACGGCCAGCGGCGAGCGATTCGACCAGCGCGCCTTTACCGCCGCCTCGCGCTCGTTCCCCATCGGCACCCGGGTGCGGGTAACGAACCTTGCCAACGGGCGCTCGGTCGTGGTCCGCGTCAACG from Deltaproteobacteria bacterium includes the following:
- a CDS encoding septal ring lytic transglycosylase RlpA family protein, encoding MADGVRVERRLCLVAVLAAGLPVAGCSLWQHRPPTPAPAGGAVQVGTASWYGAELQGSRTASGERFDQRAFTAASRSFPIGTRVRVTNLANGRSVVVRVNDRGPFAPGRVIDVSRAAAQVLGMIERGTTRVQIESLGEGPPGTVTDRARPKKSRRRGGRTRRAPQG